A DNA window from Porphyromonadaceae bacterium W3.11 contains the following coding sequences:
- a CDS encoding SAM-dependent methyltransferase, which yields MSQDANQYLLSKELLRFVYDHREDDVRQLAFHKDKYPEINLSIALDAIQARQKLKKKFPDWAEQPDFFVPHSVMVEQASSLETARYKERFIQDKSWVVLDLSGGLGGDSYALSEKAGTVHYMDISEERTAIAEHNFKVLGRDNVICHSGAAEHEGLNLAESIQPDLIFMDPDRRPEHKGRVFLLEDALPDITELLPRLMTSVPKAELLVKLSPVIDLDYLKERLPIRFDIHMLGVRREAKELILHIHPGASYEQYAVEMLGNHTMILHGTKLRNEIAIQSEIGQYMYDLYPTIAKIGLEHFYPNLTLWKPDRHTHLFFSESLIRDFPGRTFKVLEHNMGDRRWLKQVCKEPLHLVAKNIPVQTDRLRQQFKIREGGNKFLFAFGNVDKKTQYVLAEIVTEDIE from the coding sequence ATGTCCCAGGATGCTAATCAATATCTTCTAAGCAAAGAACTGCTCAGGTTCGTCTATGATCATCGAGAGGATGATGTGCGACAATTGGCTTTTCACAAGGATAAATACCCTGAGATTAATCTTTCAATAGCATTGGATGCCATACAGGCACGGCAAAAATTAAAGAAGAAATTTCCTGACTGGGCCGAGCAACCAGATTTTTTCGTCCCTCACAGCGTCATGGTGGAGCAGGCTTCTAGTCTCGAGACCGCTAGGTATAAGGAGCGGTTCATACAGGATAAGTCATGGGTGGTCTTAGACTTGAGTGGCGGTTTGGGTGGCGATAGCTATGCTCTTTCGGAGAAAGCTGGCACCGTTCATTATATGGATATATCGGAGGAGCGTACAGCAATTGCTGAGCACAACTTCAAAGTACTCGGAAGAGATAATGTCATCTGTCACTCAGGGGCTGCAGAGCATGAGGGTCTCAATCTTGCGGAATCTATCCAACCGGATCTCATATTTATGGATCCAGACAGACGCCCAGAGCACAAGGGAAGGGTCTTTTTATTAGAGGATGCACTGCCTGACATCACAGAGTTGTTGCCCCGCTTGATGACGTCGGTTCCAAAGGCAGAGCTGCTAGTCAAGCTCTCACCTGTCATTGACTTAGACTACCTAAAGGAGCGATTACCCATTAGGTTTGATATCCATATGTTAGGCGTACGACGAGAGGCCAAGGAGCTGATCCTACATATTCACCCCGGTGCTAGTTATGAACAGTATGCGGTAGAGATGTTAGGAAATCACACTATGATTCTTCACGGTACTAAGCTGAGGAATGAAATTGCCATCCAGAGTGAGATCGGGCAGTATATGTACGACCTGTATCCCACTATTGCTAAGATAGGACTTGAGCATTTCTATCCCAATCTAACGCTTTGGAAACCAGATAGACACACACATCTGTTCTTTAGTGAGAGTTTGATAAGGGACTTCCCTGGTAGGACTTTCAAAGTACTTGAGCATAATATGGGGGACAGACGTTGGCTGAAACAGGTGTGCAAAGAACCCCTACACCTCGTCGCTAAAAACATACCTGTACAGACTGATCGGCTACGACAACAATTTAAAATTCGTGAGGGAGGCAATAAGTTTTTATTCGCTTTTGGTAACGTAGATAAAAAAACGCAGTATGTCCTCGCTGAAATAGTGACTGAGGATATAGAATAA
- a CDS encoding class I mannose-6-phosphate isomerase yields MNSLPELYPLRFHAAFERKIWGGNRIFKYKELPSPYPDIGETMEISPLPGYESTVSTGELAGMKLTEVVAAYGKKLLGTHVLENYGGEFPLLVKLIDAHETLSVQVHPSDDHAEKHHKKGKCESWYILGNTEDAKIYAGWAEAIDPDELPERCKDDRIMNCLKAYSPKEGDLFYLPAGTIHTIGAGCLLMEIQQASDLTYRIYDFNRKGSDGKCRDLHLQEAIEVLNYSTEDIPYVPSDREVKEQRKTLLETPYFNIGVLSFSSQYLYELEERDSFTILFVDQGEVMMEYPHGVEQLRKGDFLLIPASLKTCNLMPISESVKLVDCYVPGC; encoded by the coding sequence ATGAATAGTTTACCTGAGTTATACCCTCTTAGATTTCATGCCGCTTTCGAGCGAAAGATATGGGGCGGCAATCGAATATTTAAGTATAAGGAACTTCCCTCTCCATACCCAGATATTGGTGAAACGATGGAGATCTCTCCTCTTCCGGGCTATGAGTCCACGGTATCAACTGGAGAACTAGCAGGAATGAAGCTTACAGAAGTTGTGGCTGCTTATGGTAAAAAATTATTGGGTACGCATGTGTTAGAGAATTACGGGGGCGAATTTCCTCTATTGGTGAAATTGATAGATGCACACGAAACACTAAGCGTCCAAGTACATCCTTCAGATGACCACGCAGAGAAGCACCACAAGAAGGGGAAATGTGAGTCGTGGTACATACTGGGCAATACCGAAGATGCTAAGATATATGCAGGATGGGCTGAAGCCATAGACCCTGACGAATTGCCCGAACGATGTAAGGATGATCGTATTATGAACTGTCTAAAGGCCTACAGTCCTAAGGAAGGGGATCTCTTTTACCTCCCAGCGGGAACGATTCATACCATCGGTGCGGGATGCTTATTGATGGAGATACAGCAGGCGTCTGATCTGACTTATCGTATATATGACTTTAATAGAAAAGGTAGTGATGGAAAATGTCGTGACCTGCATCTACAGGAAGCGATAGAGGTCTTGAATTACTCGACAGAGGATATCCCATACGTACCCTCTGATCGTGAAGTGAAGGAGCAGAGAAAGACTCTATTAGAGACCCCGTACTTCAATATTGGAGTACTCTCTTTTTCATCACAATATTTATACGAGTTGGAGGAGAGAGACTCCTTCACTATTCTTTTTGTTGACCAAGGAGAGGTCATGATGGAGTATCCACATGGTGTAGAGCAACTACGAAAAGGGGACTTTCTTTTGATACCAGCGTCTCTGAAGACTTGTAATTTGATGCCTATCTCAGAGTCGGTTAAGTTAGTAGACTGCTATGTCCCAGGATGCTAA